One genomic segment of Pseudomonas sp. RU47 includes these proteins:
- a CDS encoding fimbrial protein, with the protein MKKFAFAVLTLSVLAASTGALAEEAAKAVKGGSGQISFTGVINNDACSVDGASGNDKMIAVDMGSVSIKDMGTDSAPGAGRVAANDFNLKVNCNAGTKVSMLFKPTVNGGSGLVDGKKVLKLQGTDAAKGVGIALLDSNGQLIDLSSEATAKVQTSLTGDGTTGGDGTLSFAAAYVTTGDKTTATAGTGNATLPFVLEYE; encoded by the coding sequence ATGAAAAAGTTCGCTTTCGCAGTACTCACTCTTTCCGTACTGGCTGCCTCCACTGGCGCACTGGCTGAAGAAGCCGCTAAAGCCGTCAAGGGCGGCAGCGGTCAAATCAGTTTCACCGGCGTCATCAACAACGACGCGTGCTCGGTAGATGGCGCTTCGGGTAACGACAAGATGATCGCTGTGGACATGGGCAGCGTATCGATCAAAGACATGGGCACCGATTCTGCCCCGGGTGCTGGTCGCGTGGCTGCCAACGATTTCAACCTGAAAGTGAACTGCAACGCCGGCACCAAAGTGTCGATGCTGTTCAAACCAACCGTAAACGGTGGTTCGGGCCTGGTTGATGGCAAGAAAGTTCTCAAGCTGCAAGGTACTGATGCGGCCAAAGGCGTAGGTATCGCGCTGCTGGACAGCAACGGCCAGTTGATCGACCTGAGCTCTGAAGCCACTGCCAAAGTACAGACCAGTCTGACCGGCGACGGCACCACTGGCGGCGACGGCACCCTGTCGTTCGCAGCCGCTTACGTCACCACCGGCGACAAGACCACCGCTACTGCAGGTACCGGTAACGCCACTCTGCCGTTCGTTCTCGAATACGAATAA
- a CDS encoding EAL domain-containing response regulator, with protein MNTLRILVLEDHAFQRTAAVSALNSLGYKNIFQAADGKDALALISQAGGVDVALCDLSMAGMDGLTFLRLAREAGLIRAVIICSSLPEDLLRTVDRIVTLQGLELLGSVGKPLMVDVLAPLLARYRPNSQVDAKLAESHLDQPTENEVLEAIRRQEFRAYFQPKFHLRSGEVDGAEVLVRWQSPSRGLLSPGMFLPTIERCGLLDEMFFSLLTQGLSLQRFVQSHGKPFKLAFNLDVTQMANPNLVDRIKALLRIHGASPAGLIFELTETGLLQMPEISMENMVRLRMLGFSLAIDDFGVGYSSLERLCQMPFNEIKLDAGFVQNFQQARYSAVIHGALALARELDMRVVAEGIETADQVHHLARLGCQWGQGFFYARPMNWAHLVDWRFEGQKSSWRRAIGTSDL; from the coding sequence GTGAACACGCTTCGTATATTGGTATTGGAAGATCACGCCTTCCAGCGCACGGCTGCGGTCAGCGCGCTTAACAGTCTGGGTTACAAAAATATCTTTCAGGCGGCTGACGGAAAGGATGCGCTGGCTTTGATCTCCCAGGCAGGAGGTGTGGACGTTGCGTTGTGTGACTTGAGCATGGCCGGGATGGATGGTTTGACCTTTCTGCGCCTGGCGAGAGAGGCCGGATTGATTCGCGCAGTGATCATCTGCAGTTCACTGCCTGAAGACTTGTTACGCACGGTCGATCGAATTGTCACGTTGCAGGGCCTGGAATTGCTTGGCAGTGTCGGCAAGCCCTTGATGGTCGATGTGCTGGCGCCATTGCTGGCTCGCTATCGGCCGAACAGCCAGGTCGATGCCAAACTCGCGGAAAGTCATCTCGATCAGCCTACGGAGAACGAAGTGCTCGAAGCGATACGCCGGCAGGAATTTCGCGCGTACTTCCAGCCCAAGTTTCACCTGCGCAGTGGTGAGGTGGATGGCGCCGAGGTGCTGGTGCGCTGGCAAAGCCCCAGTCGCGGGTTGCTTTCACCGGGTATGTTTCTGCCAACGATCGAGCGTTGCGGACTGCTCGACGAAATGTTTTTCAGCCTGCTCACGCAAGGACTGAGTCTGCAGCGTTTCGTGCAGTCCCACGGCAAGCCGTTCAAGCTCGCCTTCAATCTCGACGTCACGCAGATGGCCAACCCGAATCTCGTCGACCGGATCAAGGCGCTGTTGCGCATTCACGGCGCCTCGCCAGCCGGGCTCATATTCGAGCTGACGGAAACCGGTCTGCTGCAGATGCCCGAGATCAGCATGGAAAACATGGTGCGTCTGCGCATGCTCGGCTTCAGCCTGGCGATCGATGATTTCGGTGTCGGCTACTCTTCGCTGGAGCGACTGTGTCAGATGCCGTTCAACGAAATCAAACTCGACGCCGGTTTTGTGCAGAATTTCCAGCAGGCTCGCTACAGTGCGGTTATCCACGGTGCACTGGCCTTGGCGCGCGAGCTGGACATGCGAGTGGTCGCAGAAGGCATTGAAACCGCAGATCAGGTTCATCACCTGGCTCGACTCGGTTGCCAGTGGGGGCAGGGTTTCTTCTATGCCCGGCCCATGAATTGGGCGCACCTGGTCGATTGGCGTTTCGAGGGTCAAAAATCGTCCTGGCGCCGGGCAATAGGCACGTCCGACCTTTGA
- a CDS encoding response regulator transcription factor produces MHWSVVNPLRVAILDDHSLIRLAMKSRLTREAEFSVVGVYASSAQLLAGLRETEIDLLILDYKLHDGELDGLNLIRLLRKQYPGMRILVSSSEERPAVVNMAIGAGVSGFFGKSQPVDDLITGIRCAASGQLYLSQAMAFELDVLPVSVDEPAGSNDDGAAHSDDFLSNPLLSPKEKEVLRCCLEGMGVTQIALKFSRSRKTISGQKQAAFKKLGIRGDAELFKLQHSLTADNQG; encoded by the coding sequence ATGCATTGGTCAGTCGTGAATCCGTTACGCGTTGCCATCCTTGATGATCACTCGCTCATACGTCTGGCGATGAAATCGCGGCTGACGCGCGAAGCCGAGTTCAGTGTCGTGGGCGTGTACGCGAGCAGTGCGCAGTTGCTCGCTGGATTGCGCGAGACCGAAATCGACCTGCTGATACTCGACTACAAGCTGCACGATGGCGAGTTGGACGGGCTTAATCTGATTCGCCTGCTGCGCAAGCAATATCCGGGCATGCGCATCCTCGTCTCATCCTCCGAAGAGCGCCCGGCAGTAGTGAACATGGCGATCGGAGCGGGCGTCAGCGGATTCTTCGGCAAGTCCCAGCCAGTCGATGACCTGATCACCGGCATCCGCTGCGCAGCGTCCGGCCAGTTGTACCTGTCGCAGGCAATGGCCTTCGAACTTGATGTGCTGCCTGTGTCAGTCGATGAGCCTGCTGGTAGCAATGATGACGGCGCGGCGCACAGCGACGATTTTCTGAGCAATCCTCTGCTGTCGCCGAAAGAGAAAGAAGTCTTGCGCTGCTGCCTCGAGGGTATGGGGGTGACGCAGATCGCTTTGAAGTTCTCGCGCAGTCGCAAAACCATCAGTGGGCAAAAACAGGCCGCTTTCAAAAAGCTTGGCATTCGTGGTGATGCAGAGCTGTTCAAGTTGCAGCACAGCCTGACAGCCGACAACCAGGGATAA
- a CDS encoding transporter substrate-binding domain-containing protein, with product MFHLLRGVLLVSVLFVFGSGSLWAAEPRTLQVFGRSDCKEVQVDLGNEDWSWLRQKRSLVLGSALPDFPPYVMTASGTRYEGIAADIACIIGQALHVEVTVKAYPDRRDAMAALERGDIDMLGSSNSFELIDGLVTLSKPYVEDVPAMFMRGDDRRPMPANLAGLRIAVADDYLPSSQLHGLYPNAEFVLFPSNELALAALAFGKVDLFLGDTVSSNYLINLNYFNYVRLHSFVKTQTSGFSFALRRGNDQLLRLIDSVIESMGEGKIAEISKRWSGGGGALTPKRIDLTPGEARWLELHPVARFVINDDQAPFAFFDGDGNFGGIGADLLELIQRRTGLQIDVERTDSFSSLSTRLLDGSADISLLTPTVSREVGMRFTHPFLASPFVIVTAKDAGAPSSLQELRGKRVAVPESSAERELLKDYPDIEIVDSETVLGALADVKDGRADAMITTLHSARYYIAHIYSDSLRISNIVGMNKGFLAFAARRADTELVSILNKALLSIPPDELDVILNRWRPIAAFSGLSWRDYKTLIYQISAGAFLIILGSLAWNFYIRRQIRERSRAERLLGDQLKFMGALINGTPHPIYVRDREGRLVTCNNNYLQTFGLLEKDVIGKTVLESGKRNRQEALQFHDDYLRVIERDEPYEVDRTLHVGETRLIIYHWIQPYHDTTGEVRGVICGWIDISERRELIEELRSAKELADESSRAKTTFLATMSHEIRTPMSAVIGMLELTLKRAEQGHFDRPAIEVAYDSAKGLLELIGDILDVVRIESGHVSLSPKRANLRELVESVARVFDGLARQKSLVLKLDIDATVGCDVLVDPMRFQQVLSNLVGNAIKFTDTGHVSVSIRGQRLADERLQVDLKVEDTGIGISSADLQNLFQPFSQANHGPSNRGGTGLGLAISRSLCELMGGRLNITSTLGKGTCLEVSLFFNILSPLGGKVLPVSVVQDKPVPTLRILVVDDQSANRLLLTQQLSFLGQAVRDAADGAQALALWRSEPFDIVITDCNMPVMNGYELARTIRQDERDSGGAPCIVLGFTANAQPEEKVKCREAGMDDCLFKPISLSTLSTMLAGWEKNVETEPVQSPPAASIKELGSIRERLTELTGGDLDMMKELLREALSSCEKDLEELHSLIPESDPGLLADLAHRIKGAARIVAEHQVIEACNDLEAECEAPVIDPLDINRSALKLEHAQADLIKKIKRVEL from the coding sequence ATGTTTCATCTGTTGCGCGGTGTTTTGCTAGTCAGTGTGCTTTTCGTGTTCGGTAGCGGGTCGTTGTGGGCAGCAGAGCCGCGCACTCTGCAGGTGTTCGGTCGATCGGACTGCAAGGAGGTGCAAGTCGATCTGGGCAATGAAGACTGGAGTTGGCTACGGCAGAAACGCAGCCTCGTATTGGGATCGGCGCTTCCGGATTTTCCGCCCTATGTCATGACCGCAAGCGGTACGCGTTATGAGGGGATTGCCGCCGACATTGCCTGCATTATCGGCCAGGCCTTGCATGTCGAAGTTACCGTCAAGGCTTATCCTGACCGTCGCGACGCCATGGCGGCGCTTGAACGCGGCGACATCGATATGTTGGGCAGCTCCAACAGTTTCGAGTTGATCGACGGCCTCGTCACGCTCAGTAAACCTTATGTCGAAGACGTGCCGGCAATGTTCATGCGCGGCGATGATCGTCGACCGATGCCGGCCAATCTGGCCGGTTTGCGTATTGCGGTTGCCGACGATTACCTGCCATCCAGTCAGCTGCATGGCTTGTACCCCAACGCCGAGTTCGTACTTTTCCCATCGAACGAGTTGGCACTGGCCGCGCTGGCGTTTGGCAAAGTCGATTTGTTTCTGGGCGACACGGTGTCCAGCAATTATCTTATCAATCTCAACTACTTCAACTATGTGCGCCTGCACTCTTTCGTCAAAACGCAAACCAGCGGTTTCAGCTTTGCCTTGCGCCGAGGTAATGATCAACTGCTGCGTCTGATCGACTCGGTCATCGAGTCGATGGGTGAGGGCAAGATAGCCGAAATTTCCAAGCGCTGGTCCGGTGGCGGCGGGGCACTGACACCCAAACGTATCGATCTGACACCCGGCGAAGCACGCTGGCTTGAGCTGCACCCGGTCGCGCGGTTCGTGATCAATGACGACCAAGCGCCATTTGCGTTCTTTGATGGCGATGGCAACTTTGGCGGAATCGGCGCCGATCTGCTGGAACTGATTCAGCGGCGCACTGGTTTGCAGATCGATGTAGAGCGCACCGACAGTTTTTCCAGCTTGAGCACACGCCTGCTGGATGGCAGCGCTGATATCTCGTTGCTGACGCCAACCGTCTCCCGTGAAGTCGGTATGCGTTTCACCCACCCGTTCCTCGCCAGTCCCTTTGTGATCGTCACCGCCAAGGACGCAGGCGCGCCGTCAAGCCTGCAGGAGCTACGCGGCAAGCGTGTCGCCGTCCCCGAGAGTTCGGCGGAGCGTGAGCTGCTCAAGGATTACCCCGACATCGAGATTGTCGACAGCGAAACAGTGCTGGGCGCTCTGGCTGACGTGAAGGATGGGCGAGCAGACGCGATGATTACCACGTTGCACAGTGCGCGTTACTACATCGCTCACATCTACAGCGACAGTTTGCGCATCTCCAACATCGTCGGCATGAACAAGGGTTTCCTCGCCTTCGCCGCCCGACGCGCCGATACCGAACTGGTCAGCATTCTGAACAAGGCTCTGTTGAGCATTCCACCCGATGAGCTGGACGTGATTCTCAACCGTTGGCGTCCCATTGCTGCGTTCTCGGGTTTGTCGTGGCGCGATTACAAGACGTTGATCTACCAGATCAGCGCTGGCGCATTCCTGATCATCCTCGGATCGCTGGCGTGGAATTTCTATATTCGCCGGCAGATCCGCGAGCGCAGTCGGGCAGAGCGCTTGCTCGGCGATCAACTGAAGTTCATGGGGGCGCTGATCAACGGCACGCCGCATCCCATTTACGTTCGCGATCGGGAAGGCCGGCTTGTCACCTGCAATAACAATTATCTGCAGACGTTTGGCCTGCTGGAAAAGGACGTGATCGGAAAGACCGTGCTCGAAAGCGGCAAGCGCAATCGCCAGGAAGCGTTGCAATTTCACGATGACTATCTGCGTGTCATCGAGCGGGACGAACCTTACGAGGTGGATCGCACGCTGCATGTCGGTGAAACGCGGCTGATCATTTATCACTGGATCCAGCCTTATCACGACACGACGGGCGAAGTCAGAGGCGTGATCTGCGGCTGGATCGACATCAGCGAGCGCCGCGAACTGATCGAAGAGTTGCGTTCGGCGAAAGAGCTGGCCGATGAGTCGAGCCGCGCCAAAACCACATTCCTGGCGACCATGAGCCACGAAATCCGTACGCCGATGAGCGCCGTGATCGGCATGCTTGAACTCACACTCAAGCGCGCCGAGCAGGGCCACTTCGATCGACCGGCGATTGAAGTGGCCTACGACTCGGCCAAAGGCCTGCTGGAACTGATCGGCGATATCCTCGATGTGGTTCGCATCGAGTCTGGGCACGTCAGTCTTTCGCCGAAACGCGCCAACCTGCGCGAACTGGTGGAGTCCGTGGCGCGGGTGTTCGACGGCCTGGCCAGGCAGAAGAGTCTGGTGTTGAAGCTCGATATCGACGCCACTGTCGGCTGTGACGTACTGGTTGATCCGATGCGCTTCCAGCAGGTGCTCTCGAACCTGGTCGGCAATGCCATCAAGTTTACCGATACCGGGCATGTCAGCGTCTCAATACGCGGCCAACGCCTTGCTGACGAACGGTTGCAGGTCGACTTGAAAGTCGAGGACACAGGCATCGGCATTTCCAGCGCTGATCTGCAGAACCTGTTCCAGCCGTTTTCGCAAGCCAATCACGGCCCCTCGAACCGGGGCGGCACCGGTCTGGGGTTGGCGATTTCACGCTCGTTGTGCGAGTTGATGGGCGGGCGACTGAATATAACCAGCACCTTGGGCAAGGGCACCTGCCTGGAAGTGTCGCTGTTCTTCAATATCCTCAGTCCGCTCGGCGGCAAGGTGCTGCCTGTTTCGGTTGTCCAGGACAAGCCAGTGCCGACGCTGCGCATTCTGGTAGTGGATGACCAGAGCGCCAACCGTCTGCTGCTGACGCAGCAGCTCAGCTTTCTTGGCCAGGCGGTGCGTGATGCTGCCGATGGAGCGCAGGCATTGGCGTTGTGGCGCTCGGAGCCGTTCGACATTGTGATCACGGACTGCAACATGCCGGTCATGAACGGCTATGAACTGGCCCGCACCATCCGCCAGGACGAACGCGACAGTGGTGGCGCGCCGTGTATCGTCTTGGGCTTCACAGCCAACGCGCAGCCGGAAGAAAAAGTGAAATGCCGAGAGGCGGGGATGGATGACTGTCTGTTCAAACCGATCAGCCTCAGCACCTTGTCGACCATGCTTGCCGGCTGGGAAAAGAATGTCGAAACCGAGCCGGTTCAAAGCCCGCCAGCGGCGAGTATCAAGGAGCTGGGGTCGATTCGCGAGCGTCTGACCGAACTCACCGGAGGCGATCTCGACATGATGAAAGAACTGCTGCGCGAGGCGCTGTCTAGTTGCGAGAAGGATCTGGAGGAGTTGCATTCGCTGATACCCGAAAGCGATCCCGGTTTGTTGGCTGACCTGGCACATCGGATCAAGGGCGCGGCGCGCATCGTCGCCGAGCATCAGGTCATCGAGGCGTGTAACGACCTTGAGGCCGAGTGCGAAGCGCCGGTCATCGATCCACTGGATATCAATCGCAGCGCGTTGAAGCTTGAGCATGCACAAGCTGATCTGATCAAGAAAATCAAACGTGTCGAGCTGTAA
- a CDS encoding methyl-accepting chemotaxis protein, producing MLLRKLNLAPRSALCFGLFCLMIIAIGLIALQQVDLLNKAETYVETTIVPSIKLLGQLDREFIEIKGNNARLRNPIETPERKAQALMDIQQSRQLIKNHQRALIDLLTTDAGRKAFEEFAKAQAVNDQAQDQYLETVAKGQLEAAIALSKNQMRAASDGVQVALKKLIALNEIEAYEAGKQADNVYEHTLLIVSVFIVIAIGASLALAVLYTRSLTVPIAGSLRVAECIAANDLSETIALDGSDEAAQMLSSLAAMQASLRDALIMIRDSSTQLAETSEVMHGVTEDISRITQRQSHEIEMAATAVTEMSAAVEQVADNAASTSQLTSESSAAAVAGKAQVSETVAAINLMVSSVHSTSAEVQALSTMASDISSVLDVIREVAEQTNLLALNAAIEAARAGEAGRGFAVVADEVRGLAQRTQKSTEDIESMVSSIQSGTSRAVSSMSHTRSQAERTLEMANIAGEVLTDITGSLNLINERNLLMATAAEEQAQVAREVDRSLISIRDLSCETAEGSKQTAVASAELSQLAASLNKLTKEFKL from the coding sequence ATGCTGCTTCGTAAACTCAACCTCGCGCCGCGATCGGCGCTGTGTTTTGGCTTGTTCTGTCTCATGATTATCGCGATCGGATTGATCGCCTTGCAGCAAGTCGACTTGCTCAACAAGGCAGAAACCTATGTCGAGACGACCATCGTGCCAAGCATCAAGCTGCTCGGCCAACTGGATCGCGAGTTCATCGAAATCAAGGGCAATAACGCCCGTTTGCGTAACCCTATCGAAACCCCTGAGCGCAAGGCTCAGGCCCTGATGGACATTCAGCAATCGCGTCAGCTCATCAAAAATCATCAACGAGCGCTCATTGATCTGCTGACTACTGACGCTGGGCGTAAAGCGTTCGAGGAGTTCGCCAAAGCACAAGCGGTCAATGATCAGGCGCAGGACCAATACCTTGAAACCGTGGCGAAAGGGCAGCTTGAAGCGGCCATTGCGCTGTCAAAGAATCAGATGCGTGCCGCCTCGGACGGCGTGCAGGTCGCGCTCAAAAAGCTGATTGCTCTCAACGAGATCGAAGCATATGAAGCGGGCAAGCAGGCCGACAATGTCTACGAACACACGCTGTTGATCGTCAGTGTGTTCATTGTCATTGCCATCGGTGCTTCCTTGGCCCTGGCGGTGTTGTACACGCGCAGCCTGACGGTGCCGATTGCAGGCTCGCTAAGGGTTGCGGAATGCATCGCCGCCAACGATTTGAGCGAAACCATCGCGCTGGATGGTTCCGATGAGGCGGCGCAGATGCTGTCTTCGTTGGCCGCGATGCAGGCCAGTTTGCGTGATGCGCTGATCATGATCCGTGACTCGTCCACGCAGTTGGCCGAAACCTCGGAAGTCATGCACGGCGTCACCGAAGATATTTCGCGTATCACTCAGCGTCAGAGTCATGAAATCGAAATGGCCGCCACCGCCGTGACTGAAATGAGTGCGGCGGTGGAGCAGGTCGCGGACAACGCCGCATCGACCTCGCAACTGACGTCGGAATCAAGCGCAGCAGCTGTTGCCGGTAAAGCCCAGGTCAGCGAAACGGTCGCGGCAATCAATCTGATGGTTTCCAGCGTGCATAGCACCTCGGCTGAAGTGCAGGCGCTTTCTACGATGGCGAGCGATATCAGCAGCGTGCTGGACGTGATCCGAGAAGTCGCCGAACAAACCAATCTGCTCGCTTTGAACGCGGCCATCGAAGCGGCACGGGCGGGGGAGGCGGGCCGTGGCTTTGCCGTGGTTGCAGATGAGGTGAGAGGGCTGGCGCAACGTACGCAGAAATCGACCGAGGACATTGAATCCATGGTCAGCTCCATTCAGTCGGGCACCAGTCGGGCGGTTTCTTCCATGAGCCACACCCGCTCTCAGGCCGAAAGAACGCTCGAGATGGCCAATATCGCCGGCGAAGTGCTGACCGACATTACTGGCTCACTGAATCTCATCAATGAACGAAATCTGCTGATGGCGACCGCTGCCGAAGAGCAGGCTCAGGTTGCGCGTGAAGTGGATCGCAGCCTGATCAGCATTCGCGACTTGTCCTGTGAAACCGCAGAAGGATCGAAACAGACGGCGGTTGCATCGGCGGAGCTCTCGCAGTTAGCGGCGTCGCTGAACAAATTGACCAAGGAATTCAAGCTCTGA